The Solanum pennellii chromosome 11, SPENNV200 sequence ACCATAAGAAGAAACGCAGCTACATCAACCCCCATGTCGTGGAAATTTGGTATCCAACAACCCCCaattagataaaaaatttactaataGCCACTTTTCAATTtgtgtaattaaaatatatttctttaatttaatttatataaatattttaattcgcaagaaatataaattttttatttaaaataagctataaaatttttatgtaattattaatCATCTCAGTAAAATTAACAGAGAAAAATTGAAGTTAAACCTTTTTTAGTGAcaattcattttcaatttattgATACATCATTATTGCTGTAATTTATTTTCGTTTTGTCGGTATGACCACGTGTGAAGTAAATTTATACTCCAAAGAATTCTCTAAAATCAAACGATATAATATGAGTTATGATATGTTGTTTAACTCATATGATAATAGGCTCCTATTAAAAGAAATCGTGTGTATACTGATGgaacttataaataattatttttctaattatatgatataaaaggcttttttttttttgggggggggggtgaattgctaaaaaatcatattatataagttgagatagaaaaataattattatcatattaaattttgggctaaatgacttatttttttctatgtaaataaataattaaaaaaattattttttctactaATTAATTTGGGGCCCTACTCAACAACCCAAGTTGCTCCAACCTCCATATCgactcttttattttattatatttatagaaagtgacataaaaatgtataataattaattataactttGGCCATGTAAATATTTAGAAATTgatcaatttcacataaaaatatatatatatttatttaaattatatttaaaaaaatacgaAAATGTTAGTTTTGTTTGCTTATTAAATCATtatagaaaataagtaaaagaattTTGGTTTTTCATGAGAAACACTTccttttataacaaaatatactttttgttggatatttttttaatattttaaataataaataacttttaacaaaatattttaatatatggcACACAATTATCATAAAAGCAATAACGCTATCACCTTCCCAACTAGGCAAGGCCACAACATTTATTGAAAAGCAAAATACATCtagattatattataataatatcgATCCATTTTTTTGATACgtgagataaaaataataattttaaaataaattttataaatcttttATTTACTTCCTATAGATTTAGATTTAGTAGTGTTTGTggtaatattaattttatttctgaTAATGTCTTGATTTTGCTTTCTATGTTACACTATCTTATTGTTGCAACTCATTGGTGGAATATAAGattacatttaaatattttaattttcgttatatctttttgtttctcttaatttatttagttgtctatctttaaaaagaaataaaggaaaaaattatttattataaatccATATTTGTCACGTgttgttttcaaagaaaaaatatatcaatatcaCTTACCTATAATGTCTTTTCACCTTcaacaagaaaatattttttttaaaaaaaaaaaagtgggagaagaaaaattgaataatttaatcaaagattaaacattaaaaaatgttttaattttcaaCCAAATTAATTTGTTGTTCTTGGTCGACAAAATACAAGATTTACTTTTACCATTAATGTATTAAATAtaggtaaaaataaattaaaaatataactagAAATGTATTAAATATTAGAATGAGGTGgtttaagaatatattcatCTTATCcacaattataataaataatataatatttattccccaaagttcttttttaaaatcttttattcTCTATTTACTAATTTcccaaaatatctttttttttgtcgGTGATAGTTGTGACTTGTGGTTCTCCTTCAAAAAAAGAGAAGCAATTTAGTGTGTTTGGTTGGAAGAAAAAATGTTTTTCGcggaaaatgattttttgatgaatattttttttgtaaaataagtgagtttttttatttatttttaatgtttgaaaagTAAGTAAGATAATATTATCtcgaaaatatttatatattatttagagGTGTGTAGGGATGGGGAGTGGGGTCGGGGGTTGCAAGGGGTAGGATGGTCAAGGACTGACGGTTCAGTGATCTGGAGAGGAGACAATAAACTTGAAACGTCACTTATTCAACTTTTCACTACTTCAATTAGAGAAGTCATATTcgttaaatttaagaaaaaaaataaaaatcttttgtttaatcaaatataaaaaaactaaaatatatatatatataatttagagATATACTATAAGAGTAAGAATAGCTTGAAAAAATATAGTATTTTGTGATTACTAATGAtggatttattttatatttactaaattttatgACAACTCATCTTTATATAATTTGATAACGTAAAAGATCtttaaattatcaatatataaaatttaaataattttctagcacaaaacttttataattaataactatTAATATAAACTTGCAAATGCCTTATACTCAAGTGTTGCTTTTCCAAGAGGTTTAAAAGGAATAACAATGTCACAATCATTTAccaactatttttattttttaaaataataaataaaatattttagtaaaacatTGAGCAATCTACTTTGTATACCTACTAAgatgttattttttttcctcttaatTTGATCGATATTAAGAGTTAATATCTTTACGcgttttttgttaaaataattttgttgtaatttaaaattatttaattgctttttactttttagtgagagattttaaattcaaattgtgaaacgaataaaattatttttttatataaaaaatgattttttgaaaaaagtaaaatttttcaATATGAATCTGAATTAATTAAACCTGATGTAAAGTGGGGTTGTTGTCAACTTTTCATAATCCTATATCTAATTAATATGTGTAATGTTTTTGAACTTTTAACTCATCAAAATTTTACCAACCTTTTAATTTACTAATAAGTCAGTTAAAATTTGATGATCTGAACTTCGACATGTTTCTTCTGTTAAAATTgataattcttaattttttataatcttcatcattatttatacatatagagacgaatttaaaatttaaaatttataaatttaaaattatgaacttTTTTAGATAGTAGGTTCTTAActaattattgattattttacacCATTTGCCAATTTAGGACCACTACATTTCATTTCTCatgaatacatatatattaaataacttTCTTAATATAAATGCAAAACTTGGATTAaagttattaaataataataataataataattaataagctCATTTGTTCtttagtaaaaaagaaaaagaaaagattaaaatatacatttggaatatttttttttcccaCACACAACAAACTATATAAGCAATTGTAATCATAAAAGTACAATTACTTTTGGTAAAACAAAACCAAAAGTATTAAGTAGAattttacaatattaattaagagGAAGTAGCCATAGATGTGTGATTAGGGGAGTGATTAGCCATATTTGGAAAAGAGAAATTAGAAGAGAATTGAGTGAGTAAATCATGATTAGGTGATTTGAGATTAACATAATCCCAATTAGTCTTTGTTGAATTAAGGATTAATGAAGTATTAACTTCACCACCATCAATTCCAATATGAGTTACATGCTTCACATCTGTTGGTAATCCTATTTCCATCCCcatttcttcctcttcttcttccatTTGGTCCTTATCcactatttcaaaaaaaaaaaaaaaagttacgaAAAATTGACTGATCgatcaaaaatatttatccatcaCGATCCATAATAAATAACTTAATCTCGTACATACAGTGAGATACGAACCCTTATCGCTAGGGTTGAAAGTGTAGACAACTCTATAACTGAGCTGTAAAACGTCACGTGTCTCGCACATGATTATTGAATGTTATAATGTTTTTGAATAACGAAACGTTAACTACTATAACAATAAAATCACATTACTATTTTCTATCATATTAAGGTATATATATAAGTAGGTAAACAAACTTTACTaataattttgactttatacgaaatttaagaaaatataaaaagttattgaattttgtttgtttgaatttgactttattgttataatgtataatttattatattatactttttttaattaaaaaaaatgtattgaaAGGAGAACTCACCAAATAAGTGAGACAAGTTTTTGAAATTCTTAAAAAGCCTTTGAAATTTGGGAAGGCCTAATTGGTTCTTCAAATTTtcttccttctcttcttctagCATTTCTGCATTatggcaaaaaaataaaaatcataattatcacaaattttttatatcaatttatttaattgcgGATTTGTTGAagacataattaaaaaattaaaacgtaatatttttaacattataatttttagataagaATAACCacacaattcaatataattccAGACTAGACAAAAGTCCTTTGTTAGATTAACGTCGTTAACATATTATCAAGTGTTTGACTCATAAAAAAGAATCAGGTTAACCCACGAGGAAATTAGTGTGTTGAAAacataattatgaatataaaattcGTCAATTCACTCTAAAacttttagatgatcacataattCAACATGACTTCAGAGTAGTTAAAAATCCTCCCTATTCGAGTCTCACCTTAACTTAAGCGTAACGAAACGATCTTAACAATTTAACCTTTTAATGAAATGATCATACAATTTAACATGATAACAGAAAACATACAAGTATCTAATTACATTCAAATCTCGCCCGTAAcacattattaaaataaattttcacatgtttagctcataaaaaaaaatcaaagtatcATGTGAAGAAGTTTGTATACTGAAAAcatgattaataaatataaaagatcaTTCTCTCTGAAATTACCGTAACAGATTAAACTTTTACATGAAATCAAcgaataaatataaaagatctTCGAGTCTTTTCACCACCATTcattatcaaaaagaattttcacGCATTTGACTCATCAAAAAGAATCAAAACTAACACAAAAAAAACCTAGCAAGCGCATTGAAAACAcaagtaaacaaaataaaaaccatACTATTATCTCATATAACAACTTAAACATTTAAATGAGATAAACGTAACGGCGTCAAGAGAAACAAACTTGTAGGAATTAAGTttggttgatgaagacttgaaCTTTTATGCTGTTGATGACCAATTGCAACACTTGATTCAGAAATACAACCCACAGAAAATGGAAGTAACACAAATCTTTCCATTCTATACctcattttttgtattaaaaaaaacaccaaaaattcaaaaaaaaaatgtctaagtttttttttttttttttgttgagatattgatgaattaataagaagaagaatatgGTTGGTGAAAGACAATAGTTTGTTATATAATGCAAAATAGGGTAGGTACCTTTGTTGTTAAGTCAGAATAATTGTACAgtatttaacaaatatttagATGATGCAAAAAGAACTTAATTAGCATGTCTAAATCATAAAACATTACATTAATTAAACAAGAAATTCCAACTTTACATTATACATGTCTTTATCTTTGTTTCCCTTTCTTTGTATAGGTTAGATTAGAGATTTAACTtttacaaactaaaaaaaagataGCTCGATACATTAGAGATACACgaaatttgagaaaggattAGATGATAAAGCTTTATTATTGCATCTGATTCGATCACAAGGGTCTATTATACTTAATCGTAGATTACATTTCTGCAAGAGActgataaatttatttcatatctATGAATTACTCATCACATGCCAATAACTTACTGGTTACACAAATCTTTAAAAGCTGAACCATCATAAAATCACGAATTTTTAATAGGGATTTTCGATAGAATCCATCGGAATTTGGCTCGTCAGCAACGTTTTCAactgacttttttttttttt is a genomic window containing:
- the LOC107004098 gene encoding CRIB domain-containing protein RIC4-like, translated to MRYRMERFVLLPFSVGCISESSVAIGHQQHKSSSLHQPNLIPTKMLEEEKEENLKNQLGLPKFQRLFKNFKNLSHLFVDKDQMEEEEEEMGMEIGLPTDVKHVTHIGIDGGEVNTSLILNSTKTNWDYVNLKSPNHDLLTQFSSNFSFPNMANHSPNHTSMATSS